In the Blattabacterium sp. (Blattella germanica) str. Bge genome, CTATTTTTTTACTATTGAAATTAATATGAAGATTCTTGAAAAGATATTGATAATTTCCTTGTTGTAAAAAAGCGAATTTTTCTTTCTGAATTGCGTACAAATCTCCATTATCCCAATTAAATTCAATACAATCTGCTTGAATTTTTATATCATTATATTCTATAGAAGCTTTTCCTTTTAAATAGGATTTTTTTTCTTCTATATTATGTTCTTGTATATTCGATTTATACTTTATAATGTCTTTAAAAGAATTTTTTTCTTGATCAAAAAAATCGTTATTTATTTTTTTTTCGTTTGCATAAATAAAAATAGAAACGAATAACATAACAATGAAAATAAAAAACTTTTTATGCACTTGTTTTTGTTTATGTATTTTATTTATATACAGTAAGTAAACTTAATTCTATAATTTTTTTACATTTAATTTATCTGTACATAATCCTAATATTTCTAAAAGAGTTAAGTTGAATATGGGATGATTTTGATTAGGGCTAATTTCACACATAGGTTCCAAAACAAATTTTCTCATATGCAATAAAGGATGTGGAATAGTCAAAATAGAACTAGATATAATGATACTATCATAAAATAAAATATCTATATCGATTTCTCTATCTTTGTATTCTCCAGTATAATTATAATTTTTTCTTCTTCCTATAAGAAATTCTATATTTAAAATATTTTTTAAAAGATTAATGGGAGAATGATTAGTTTTTACATGTAAAGCTTGATTGTAAAAATTTGTCGAATTTTTCATATTCCATGCTTCACTTTCAAAATATGAAGATTTTTGAATAATTTTTCCAATTTTTTGAGATATAAAAATTAAAGATTGATCTAAATATTCTTTTCTATTTTTTTTATTACTCCCTTGTAACAAAAAG is a window encoding:
- the folK gene encoding 2-amino-4-hydroxy-6-hydroxymethyldihydropteridine diphosphokinase, which gives rise to MKEHHVFLLQGSNKKNRKEYLDQSLIFISQKIGKIIQKSSYFESEAWNMKNSTNFYNQALHVKTNHSPINLLKNILNIEFLIGRRKNYNYTGEYKDREIDIDILFYDSIIISSSILTIPHPLLHMRKFVLEPMCEISPNQNHPIFNLTLLEILGLCTDKLNVKKL